Genomic window (Amaranthus tricolor cultivar Red isolate AtriRed21 chromosome 7, ASM2621246v1, whole genome shotgun sequence):
TAACTCCTCAATTTCAAACCTTCCATTTTTTTGCAATTACAACAGtctttttaatcaatttttgcTCTTTGTAACGCATGATCCTGCATTTTCCCGTGAAATTTGCAACTGAGTTGAGTTCATTTAGTCCTTAATTCTCAAATTCAGTGCCGAAATTGAATACCCTTTACCCTAGATTGAAGAAATTTGTTGAACAAAATGGGTATTTGTGCTAGCAAAAACAAAGATTCAAAACTAGAACAAAATGGGTATAAACAAGCAGGATATGAGCACAATCAACCCAAACAATCTTCTCAACAAAATCATCAGTATCCTCAACAACCACCATCGGAAAGGCCCATTGCTCAACCACCATTAAAAGCTCCAACCCCAGCAAAATCAGTTCATAAATCCGATCCAAACACAATTCTAGGAAAACCCTTTGAAGATGTTAAGATGTACTATACATTAGGGAAAGAATTGGGTAGAGGTCAATTTGGGGTTACATATCTTTGTGTTGATAAACAAACTGGTAATCAATATGCTTGTAAATCAATCTCTAAGAAGAAGCTTGTAACAAGAGCTGATAAGGAAGATATGAAAAGGGAAATTCAGATTATGCAACATTTGAGTGGTCAACCTAATATTGTGGAGTTTAAAGGTGCTTATGAAGATAAGACATCTGTGAATCTTGTTATGGAATTGTGTGCTGGTGGGGAGTTGTTTGATAGGATTATTGCTAAAGGGCATTATAGTGAAAAGGCTGCTGCTATTCTTTTGAGACAGATTGTTAATGTTGTTCATGTTTGTCATTTTATGGGTGTTATGCATAGAGATTTGAAGCCCGAGAATTTCTTGCTTGCTAGCAAGGATGAAAATGCTGCTCTTAAAGCTACTGATTTTGGGCTTTCTGTCTTTATTGAAGAAGGTATAAATGGAAACTGAATTTTGTTAATTCATGTTGTGTTTGCTTATGTACGTTTTATAGGAAATAATCTCTTAGTTATCACGAATAAGGTTAAAAGTGTGTACATTTGACACCGGATCATGCCTAGATGGAGCCACTTAATTGCTTAGAGTCAGTCGTAAACAACCTCTTGTTATGGTGAGGTTGCATATATTTGGCTTCCTAAACTCTGCTTAGATGGGAGTATTGATTGGCATTATTGTAAAGGTTGTGTTTGCTCAAATGTTTGCTAGTATTATGTATCCTTTTGATTTGCTTTAGTTTGAGAAATGTGCTTTGATGGTAGTTTGACTTGATGTAATGTTGAACACTTTTTAGGTTTTGAATATCTTCATATTTGATCTTATTCCCCCTTTCCCTATCCAAGACTTTCTCCATCCATTGACTTTAAGTTTGCAAATTTCTTATTGAGGATTCATGTTAAGTTATgctaaaatattcaattttagatGTAATCATGTGGTTAATGCTTGATTTGATTTTGTCATTACCATTGTTTTATGTTGATTGATTGAAGATTGGTAATCAACATTCTATATTTGAGaagaattgtaatttgtaaagaaGTCAAGGAGATTGATGTTGATTGCAttgttaggccgtgacaattcatcACATAATCATGCGTCCACTCGTGTGTACACACCTTGGGGGCACCCATGGGCTCaagcccacaaacccacgggtaATGGGTGTAAAATTGCATATACACTTGATGAGGTCCACTCTTTACCAAAACCAATATGGTATTAGGAAAATTACCCACCAAGTATTATACGTAAGtccacaacccactattttagaGATGTGGGATCTTCCACACAtgtaaagtatttccaacatgCATTACAAATTTACGATATAGAAGATGTCatattatattttgatttttgactcGGATTTTTGAACCATGTTTTCAGGTAAAGTCTATCGGGACATAGTCGGTAGTGCTTACTACGTTGCACCTGAGCTGTTACGTCGTAGGTATGGGAAGGAGATTGACATTTGGAGTGCCGGAGTCATGTTATACATTTTACTTAGTGGTGTTCCACCCTTTTGGGCTGGTATACTTCCGTCTTGTTTCTATTAATTCTTTGATGATAGTAAAATAGAACCTTGTGTTAATTGTTTCATATATACTTTGATGTAGAAACGGAGAAAGGGATTTTTGATGCTATACTTCAAGGACATATTGATTTCGAAAGTAAGCCATGGCCATCAATTTCAAGTGGTGCTAAAGACCTAGTCAAGAAGATGTTAACACCGGATCCCAAAAGACGAATCACTGCCGCTCAAGTTCTTGGTATACATTTTTCATGGCTATAAGATATATTGTTAGGAATTTGGAATATATATGTGCATTATTAGGTCCTTTCTTTACCATTAGATATACATGAATCTATCCATATTTCCCTGCATTGATCGACAAATTGTTAACTGGCGATGAGAAATCTTCGAATTGGTATGGAAGTACTAGAGTAAGGATTTCTTTGTGATCTTGGGGCGTACCTTAAAGTTGTAGGTATTGAAATGCATCACTTTCTCTATCCATTGACTCCGAGTTTGCAAATTGTCAAAAactttttcttttcgttttcaaTGCATCTATGGAGTTTgcgggggtgtttggcaatatatcttattgtgcaattttaacttattttgtatataattagaggttgggtggtcaaaccagccaatgctaatgtttggtaaattagctggttaaaacaacttattgttatgaataagttgtttttgaacaagttgctCATAGCAAGGGGTCActggtcaaaccagttaataaaatcagatGGTCAAATCAGTCACTGTAATCAGCTATTACGGTTCATCTCATCAATTCTCTAAAATGGGATAGTTTAGGAATACCGCGCCTTTGCCATTGGTGTTTCCTGTAGTAATGTACATATAACTTGTGAATTTTGAACTGCAGATCATCCATGGCTCAAAGAAGGTGAAGCATCAGATAAGCCAATTGATAGTGCTGTTCTTTCCAGGATGAAGCAATTCAGAGTCATGAACAAGCTCAAGCAGCTTGCTCTAAAGGTGTTTAAAGTTTAAACCTCTTTTACCATATTCAACTAGTATCATCATGAAATTGTTTAATCTCCCGAATGAATTCGAAGCATTTAAACAAGCCGGATCTTCCTATTGTGTATAGGTGATTGCTGAGAATCTTCCGGAAGAAGAGATCCAAGGGTTGAAACAGATGTTTGCAAACATGGACACGGATGGAAGTGGATCAATCACCTATGATGAGTTGAAGGAAGGATTGGCTCAACTTGGGTCAAAGCTTACAGAAACCGAAGTGAAGGCACTTATGGAAGCGGTAAGCGTTAGTGTTTTAGCGATGATTCTTTACTTGGACATCGATTCGTCCATTGGCTAACTCCCTACGTTGTTTTAGGCTGATCAAGATGGAAGTGGAACGATAGATTACATCGAGTTCATCACCGCAACAATGCATAGGTACAGGCTTGAGAGAGACGATCAACTTTACAAAGCATTCCAATTTTTCGACAAAGATAATAGCGGGTAAGTGGCTCATATTATCTCGTCTTGGTCATTCTTTATGGAAGTCGATACTGATACCGTTATAGTTTGATTCACTGTCACATAATTCAttaatctccttgcgaatcgcgaattATGGTccattttgggctattttaggtcagtttgagcgaatcgcgaattcaaaaagcaaattaactggcaaattatgttacactgattTGATTAAATGTTTCAGGTTCATCACAACGGATGAGCTAGAACATGAAATGAGGTCGTATGGAATTGCTGACGAGAATTGTATCAAAGATATCTTGACGGAAGTCGATACGGATAACGTAAGCAAGAATACGATTAACCATTAACTGGGTTTTTACTGCAAGGTAAATGTATAAAGTCATGCATTATATTGCTTCACATTGCAGGACGGAAGAATAAATTTTGACGAGTTTGTTGCGATGATGAGGAGCGGAACGCAAAATCCTGGCGCAAAGCTTATTTAACGTACTTGTTTATGAAGCTTGATTTTCGAGCTTCTTGCTTGACGATGATGGTCGAGGGACACTGTTGGTTAGAATGACGGACGAGTTCCCCAGATCGAACGGCTAAGTCGGATGAAACCCATCATTGGATATGGTTGACAgttgatttttttgtaaaaagtttGTGCATACACAATGTCCCTTGGGAGTGATTTTATTCATATTTGACTTGAAAGATTTTTGGACTTGTTTTGAAACCTTGTGTATTGCTCTCAGACAACTAGCTTTCACTTGTGTCATTTATTTCCCTTAGATGTGGGGCTTATTTGTCATCTATCTATCACGTCGACGCATCTTATAGCCATTGGACAAGCAGCCCATCGAGTTGACTCTTTTTTCAAAGAATAAGGCGCGTTATGGCCAAATACATGCAGATTAAATTTAGTCATGTCCTAAACAAAAATGGATCGTGTTTGATGAATGTCTAGAGGCACATTATGGCCAAATGTAGGCAGCTTAAATTTAGTCATGACCTAAACAAAAACGAGTCGTAATTGACGGAAGTCTAAAGGTGGACTATATGAACCGTATATGCACTAGAGTAAAGAATAGCATCGGGATAACTAGATTCTATGCCCATTAGTGATACTTCGGGGATGAAGGCTCCTTTACTTCCAGCCTCACTTCTACAAGAATATGCCCATTGAAAAGTATAGCCCAGTTCACCTTTCAATATGATCCAACAATAtcttaaaaattctaaaacctTTTGTTTCAAACCGGGGTATTTTGAAATTTATGGTTGGTTGTTGATTGTTAGCTGATTCAGTTGTTTTATTTGACTAATTAATTGCATAGTTGTTAAGCTTAGTTAGATGTTCAAGTCAGTTGATATGAAAATCTTTTGTAAAAATCATTCATTGGTTGTTTGCTACTTCTTtcgttttttttgttctttccatttatttttttatagttttgaaAGCAAAATTTTTGATCAATATCTCTAATACatgttatataaaattataaaaatataaaaattatacattaaaactAAATCAACAAGATCTCTCGTGAACATTTTATCTTctactttaattgttttttttaaaatagaacATTCTAAATGAGAATAACATTAgaaaatagagggagtattaaataaaaaaatatatggttCAAAAGGCCAAAAATCAAGGGAAAAAGAAATTCATATTAGCTTTCAGGCAACTTTTTCACCGAATTAATaacttttatcattttttttttactttttgatcaatcaaaaaaaaatgaaataatcaTTTGCCAAATACACTCAAGACAACAACCTAACCCATGTAAGGTCTCTACTAGCACACCAACACCCAACCACTGCGTCAGTCACACAAAGCCGCTAATTCTCGATGAACTACAGAttaaacaatatatatacaacaaactGATCTCCTCTTACTTCAATAATCTTCCCTTTCCGTATacctttttgaatttaaaaattttgaaatttaagtGTAAATTATAGctgtaaaatttaatatatacaagttatagtttttataaatcaaaaaaGTGCAAGTATTGATCATCCCGCATATTTCAGTCACTGGATATCAAATAGCACACTAAACTCTTTTATGGTAATTGGCTCACTTTAATTACCTTATTGtagtattaattttttagaGAATTTACACTGATAGTTACTGATTCTTGAGATTACAGTATAAATTGAgggtaaaaaataataaagtagtcAAATATTATAAAAGAGTTTAGCAAATATTTTGTGACCAAAATAAGATGAAATGGTTACAATGCTTGTCCGTTTTGATCTGTTTTTGAGACTACAAGCTAGGCTGAATGAaggaaaaaagtaaataaaaatcaaactcatTTCTTTATTTGAAAAGGTGATACTTATTATTcgactaagataataccaatgctatttttaataaataacttttgtATTTGTAATTATCACCAATAAGTTTACAATTGTCTTTTCAGTTGATTTCGGGTTAGGTATAAAAATTGACTATAGCTAGGTCAACCCAGCCCGCGATATTCGGTAAAATCTCAATAGCCAAAGTCCGGGCCTACTGGAGGACTGGCGGTGGGTTTTAACGTCGGCGATGAATCGATTTAAGACGAACAATCACTCCGATTCTCTCATCTGATTCATCTCCTTCCATCAATGGAGAAAGGCAAAGCTCCAGCGTCCACTATTACATCTTCCTTTCAAAACCTAGCTCTCAGTTCTTCTTCCAAGCACAATTCCTCCATTACCCCCGCTTCTTTCAATTTCCGAGGTTACTTACTTTCTTTAATCTTTTAGATGAACAAAGGGACCTTGATAGTGGTACTAATTTATGTGATTAATTATGCTATAGAAGTAATTTATTTGCCGGGTTTGGGAATTACTTATCAGAATTATTTGGGATTTTATTGATGCTTAATATAGTTGTAAATGGGACATAGACGAGGATGATACTGTAACTAATCGTtttattattgatgatatagaagtaatttattaaatgggttttAAGATTTAGTTGTCAGaattatttgtgattttattgattCTGAATATTGCTGTAAATAGGTTTTGGgaattattgtatgtttttgTTAACTGATGAATTTGATACTGGTATTAATCAATGTGAGTATGATGTTATTGAAGTAATTTATTTGCTGCTTTTAGGAAAATAATTGTCAGAATTCTTTGTGAttgtattcatcatcatcatcatcatacccactAAATTCTGCTCCTAGAGATTAGAAAGGGTCTAAGGATGGTTAAAAGAAGACATACTATACCCTTATCAAAGGAGATAAGAAGGTTGCGGCCAGATTCTTTGTGATTGATAGAATTagcaattttagtttttatgaaTTGGAACAACATGGAAGAACATGCAGAAGACAAACTGAAACTTTCTGtgtgaaaatattattatgtatattgaGAATAAATGGGGAGCCCTTTAAATAGGGGTCTAAAATAACAATCCTAAACTAACTAACCATAGTAAGATTAACAATAACTAACCAATagttaagaaaataaaacagtAAAAGAAAACTTAATACAAAAGTAGTGGGAAAGCAAATCGGCGGATGTCCGGATAATGTGCTGTATCCTCATCAGTGATTGTGTTGATGCTGAATATAGTAGTAATTGTGTTTGTCATAATTCTTTGTGATTGTATTGAGGCTGAATGTTGTTGTAAATGGGTTTAGAAATTAGAACTTTAGGGGATTAATTGTCAGAATATGGGTTAAAGGAATTAATTGTCAGAAACCTTTGTGTTTGTATTGATGCTGAATATTGTTGTGAATTGGTTTAGGGAATTAATTGTCAAAATTCTTTGTAATTGTGTTAAAGCTGAATATTGTTGTGAATGGGTTTAAGGAATTAATTGTCAGAAATCTTTTTGC
Coding sequences:
- the LOC130818271 gene encoding calcium-dependent protein kinase 33-like, with protein sequence MGICASKNKDSKLEQNGYKQAGYEHNQPKQSSQQNHQYPQQPPSERPIAQPPLKAPTPAKSVHKSDPNTILGKPFEDVKMYYTLGKELGRGQFGVTYLCVDKQTGNQYACKSISKKKLVTRADKEDMKREIQIMQHLSGQPNIVEFKGAYEDKTSVNLVMELCAGGELFDRIIAKGHYSEKAAAILLRQIVNVVHVCHFMGVMHRDLKPENFLLASKDENAALKATDFGLSVFIEEGKVYRDIVGSAYYVAPELLRRRYGKEIDIWSAGVMLYILLSGVPPFWAETEKGIFDAILQGHIDFESKPWPSISSGAKDLVKKMLTPDPKRRITAAQVLDHPWLKEGEASDKPIDSAVLSRMKQFRVMNKLKQLALKVIAENLPEEEIQGLKQMFANMDTDGSGSITYDELKEGLAQLGSKLTETEVKALMEAADQDGSGTIDYIEFITATMHRYRLERDDQLYKAFQFFDKDNSGFITTDELEHEMRSYGIADENCIKDILTEVDTDNDGRINFDEFVAMMRSGTQNPGAKLI